A single region of the Deltaproteobacteria bacterium RBG_16_64_85 genome encodes:
- a CDS encoding efflux transporter periplasmic adaptor subunit: MRPLIFLCGAVFLLTGCSNSAGSKAAPRGQPPAVPVMAALAVQKDVPVQLRAIGMAEAYSAVSVKTMVNGQIVKVGFREGQDVKKGDLIFVIDPRPYEAALMTAEANLARNLALKENAEKDVKRYVYLIEKDLVPKQQFDQVVSNAAALAAAVNADNAAVENARVQLSYCYIRSPIDGRTGTLFIKEGNVVKANDSTLVTINQVTPIYITFSVPEQYLAGIRKYREARTLGVEAVIPGQEDQPVRGALTFISNAVDNATGTIQLKGTFPNQDRRLWPGGFVNVTLILATKPKAVLVPASAVQTGQSGQYIFVVRPDLTVESRPVVTGETGAGETVIEKGVQAGERVVTDGQLRLVPGSRVEIKAGLGG, from the coding sequence ATGCGGCCGCTGATTTTTCTCTGCGGGGCGGTTTTTCTCCTGACAGGGTGCTCGAACAGCGCGGGTTCGAAGGCGGCGCCCCGCGGGCAGCCGCCCGCTGTCCCCGTCATGGCGGCCCTGGCGGTGCAGAAGGACGTGCCCGTGCAGCTGCGCGCCATCGGGATGGCGGAGGCGTACTCCGCGGTGTCCGTCAAGACGATGGTGAACGGGCAGATCGTGAAGGTGGGGTTCCGGGAAGGGCAGGACGTGAAGAAGGGGGACCTCATCTTCGTCATCGACCCCCGGCCCTACGAAGCGGCGCTGATGACGGCCGAGGCGAACCTGGCCAGGAATCTCGCCCTGAAGGAGAACGCGGAAAAGGACGTCAAGCGATACGTCTATCTGATCGAAAAGGACCTGGTCCCCAAGCAGCAGTTCGACCAGGTGGTTTCCAATGCAGCCGCCCTGGCCGCCGCGGTCAACGCCGACAACGCCGCGGTGGAGAACGCGCGGGTACAGCTCAGCTACTGCTACATCCGGTCCCCCATCGACGGGCGCACCGGGACCCTCTTCATCAAGGAAGGGAACGTCGTCAAGGCGAACGACTCGACCCTTGTCACGATCAACCAGGTCACCCCCATCTACATCACCTTCTCCGTCCCGGAGCAGTACCTGGCCGGGATACGGAAATACCGGGAGGCCCGGACGCTGGGGGTGGAAGCCGTGATCCCGGGACAGGAAGATCAACCCGTCCGGGGAGCGCTCACCTTCATCAGCAACGCGGTCGACAACGCCACCGGGACGATCCAGCTCAAAGGGACGTTTCCCAACCAGGACCGGCGGTTATGGCCGGGGGGATTCGTGAACGTCACGCTGATCCTCGCCACGAAGCCCAAAGCCGTCCTCGTGCCGGCTTCCGCGGTGCAGACCGGGCAGAGCGGGCAATATATCTTCGTGGTGCGTCCGGACCTGACGGTGGAGTCCCGCCCCGTCGTCACCGGGGAGACGGGCGCCGGCGAAACCGTCATCGAGAAAGGGGTCCAGGCGGGCGAGCGCGTGGTGACCGACGGGCAGCTGCGCCTCGTCCCGGGCTCCCGGGTGGAGATCAAGGCGGGACTCGGCGGGTAA
- a CDS encoding MBL fold metallo-hydrolase: MKIKVLGASGSEVPGHNCPAFLIDGRILLDAGTIANSLNIREEHSLQNIFLTHAHLDHIKGIPFLLDNLVTRSTGNTITVMSGKDVLDDLKKNIFNDRIWPDFSKIPTPERPVLKYQAFSPSSPVTIDGYKVVMEKVHHTVPAYGYIVENNRKEAIAYTGDTGPTDRFWKTMAVHDVKFLIMETSFPNRLEKLALASGHLTPSLLEKEIAKMPVPPTRIYLMHLKPQYIPEIEAEIEALEHDNVDFLKEGEVITV; the protein is encoded by the coding sequence TTGAAAATCAAGGTGTTGGGCGCGTCCGGGTCCGAAGTCCCGGGCCACAACTGTCCCGCTTTCCTGATCGACGGCAGGATCCTCCTTGACGCGGGGACGATCGCGAACTCCCTCAACATCCGGGAGGAGCACAGCCTTCAGAATATCTTTCTCACGCACGCCCACCTCGACCACATCAAGGGGATCCCGTTCCTCCTTGACAACCTGGTGACCCGGAGTACCGGGAACACCATTACCGTCATGAGCGGGAAGGACGTCCTCGACGACCTGAAAAAGAACATCTTCAACGACAGGATCTGGCCGGACTTCAGCAAGATCCCCACCCCCGAGCGCCCCGTGCTGAAATACCAGGCCTTCTCCCCGTCGAGCCCCGTGACGATCGACGGATACAAGGTCGTGATGGAAAAAGTCCATCACACCGTGCCGGCCTACGGATATATCGTGGAAAACAACAGGAAGGAGGCGATCGCCTACACCGGCGACACGGGGCCGACCGACCGCTTCTGGAAAACGATGGCCGTCCATGACGTGAAGTTTCTCATCATGGAGACCTCTTTCCCCAACCGACTGGAAAAGCTCGCGCTGGCGAGCGGGCATCTCACCCCCTCTCTCCTGGAGAAGGAGATCGCGAAAATGCCGGTCCCGCCGACGAGGATTTACTTGATGCACCTCAAACCGCAGTACATCCCGGAAATCGAGGCCGAGATCGAGGCGCTCGAGCACGACAACGTAGACTTCCTGAAAGAGGGGGAGGTGATCACGGTCTGA